One Acropora palmata chromosome 2, jaAcrPala1.3, whole genome shotgun sequence genomic window carries:
- the LOC141873167 gene encoding uncharacterized protein LOC141873167 isoform X1, with translation MKTLLFLALILCTASVGFAIKCQECASSTSMEDCKEKEKERDCGGSFDRCAKMSFEYKVGVLQTKVFGKGCSTKANCDANEQFVNCGKIEGATCEFDCCDSDGCNSSVMPVISAFLMVICTLVSMLY, from the exons ATGAAAACCCTGCTTTTCTTGGCTCTTATTCTCTGCACGGCGTCCGTTG gctttgcAATCAAGTGTCAAGAATGTGCCAGCTCTACAAGCATGGAAGACTGtaaagagaaggaaaaagaaagggaTTGTGGAGGGAGCTTTGACCGGTGTGCTAAGATGTCTTTCGAGTATAAAGTTGGCGTACtgcaaacaaaagtttttggAAAAGGCTGTTCCACTAAAGCTAACTGTGATGCTAATGAGCAATTTGTCAACTGCGGAAAGATCGAAGGGGCAACATGCGAATTTGACTGCTGTGATTCAGATGGCTGTAATAGCAGTGTAATGCCTGTGATTAGCGCCTTCCTGATGGTTATATGCACGCTAGTTTCCATGTTGTATTAG
- the LOC141868021 gene encoding uncharacterized protein LOC141868021 isoform X1: MAADSRSRSWKTNVFWTKDQDNPDERIIKLHMPGVIFDSSANVKTPTVRKPVHMLKPRSASLKKNPFHSAEKRPVLKETNSPTNLSKGNSGSATFSQCGSLDNKYVKVHKRSKEQLSLKELNPQDKKRVANLVKELAKVGEERINAEERLQIERKAFDERLVILQEEYDAVLKEKQYLKKRFLELQALLVKYQVNGKTSSPPKPVQAREDKENQKMPVVLSSPKQMDISPPGSVLTQFPGNTRPANTGSATEDTTSVKFTKQPQLRSQAISLERSGSLVPLNNTMQIGSTCEQTTRKINPGYCPNETEEHIVDKVNSCEDRYESPGTSTEAGYVVALQCQTQEIAQNSHFGDVVRLHTINPQEEKTKSVSSRGRALSDTTSRLAVHPGPAAKISQIPLQTRAVFPGVGDGVRNGQLPPRKNEDRSFSEISGISGHFSAELDAVYRLYCREYELQLQLQQQQVELQKQQLQLQQQLQQVEALQQKQEQQRQQDEGQFKEQPQDLKPEKKQQEQRQVQEAGMTRVSVKSDETIKQGIIEKRPSPTLVPGNSSKFHEVSPARLHVTTLEGSSSVPSNSCPNTVPVPVQGTSSEGPGLPASEIQGMKQQRGIRVPVIINRAVSAPPSVRFAWSDLKHQLYPRGQKDYVLRATMPVDHDSSCSGLLPDYSKYIAYEQPSTASRPIDEKESDDLNCSETLPSRYSLYSHSRDASSRGGGRGSSRLLYPSSNFAASSEGNLSRTEQLQPDVLFHKGLAARNHSPLSDFPVMESMERHCVAKYQHSADESTSQMLSEDGFRSFKDDRVGERGERVPLDSTAYPLSLLDIVDGLENIGGKLGECYRSQELTEGLDTTDSGYSQDTNKERDPLTDEIANTDEEEAAVLEDIFFRPTGKL; this comes from the exons ATGGCGGCTGATTCGAGAAGTCGATCTTGGAAAACAAATGTATTTTGGACCAAGGATC AGGATAACCCAGACGAGAGGATTATAAAATTACACATGCCAG GTGTGATCTTTGATTCAAGTGCTAATGTTAAAACTCCAACGGTGAGGAAGCCAGTCCACATGTTAAAACCGAGGTCTGCATCTTTGAAGAAAAACCCATTTCATTCAGCGGAAAAGAGACCAGTTTTAAAGGAAACAAATTCTCCCACCAACTTGTCTAAAGGAAACTCTGGATCTGCTACATTCAGCCAATGTGGAAGTTTGG ACAACAAGTATGTTAAAGTTCATAAGAGAAGCAAAGAGCAGTTGAGTTTGAAAGAACTCAATCCTCAAGATAAGAAACGGGTGGCTAACTTAGTTAAAGAACTTGCCAAAGTTGGAGAAGAACGAATTAATGCTGAAGAAAGGCTACAGATAGAAAGGAAAGCATTTGATGAAAGGCTTGTCATCTTACAGGAAGAGTATGATGCtgtcttgaaagaaaaacaat ATTTAAAAAAGAGGTTTTTAGAATTACAGGCCCTTCTTGTGAAGTATCAGGTGAATGGGAAAACTTCATCACCTCCCAAACCAGTCCAAGCAAGGgaagacaaagaaaaccaaaag ATGCCAGTTGTACTTTCATCACCAAAACAAATGGACATCTCTCCACCTGGGTCTGTACTGACACAGTTTCCAGGGAACACAAGACCTGCCAATACTGGTTCAGCTACTGAAGACACCACCAGTGTAAAATTCACTAAGCAGCCTCAATTACGATCACAAGCTATTTCATTAGAGAGAAGCGGCTCCTTAGTGCCATTAAACAACACAATGCAGATTGGAAGTACATGTGAACAAACTACACGGAAAATCAATCCTGGTTATTGTCCAAATGAAACAGAAGAGCATATTGTCGATAAAGTAAACTCTTGTGAAGACAGATATGAGTCTCCTGGGACCAGCACTGAAGCTGGTTATGTTGTGGCTTTGCAATGTCAGACTCAGGAAATTGCCCAGAACTCACATTTTGGCGATGTGGTTCGCTTACATACAATTAATCCACAAGAAGAAAA GACGAAGAGTGTGTCTTCTCGTGGCCGTGCCCTGTCGGATACTACTTCACGGCTTGCAGTGCACCCTGGGCCTGCTGCAAAGATCTCCCAGATTCCGTTGCAAACGAGAGCTGTCTTTCCTGGGGTTGGTGATGGTGTACGTAATGGCCAACTACCTCCGAGGAAAAATGAAGACAG GTCTTTCTCCGAAATATCTGGAATATCAGGACACTTCTCGGCTGAGTTGGATGCTGTTTATCGCTTGTATTGCCGTGAATACGAGCTACAATTACAACTACAGCAACAACAAGTTGaattacaaaaacaacaactacagCTTCAACAACAACTGCAGCAAGTCGAGGCCTTACAACAAAAGCAGGAGCAGCAAAGACAACAAGATGAAGGGCAGTTTAAAGAGCAGCCACAAGACCTTAAACcggagaaaaaacaacaagaacaacgaCAGGTTCAAGAGGCG GGTATGACCCGAGTTTCTGTCAAATCGGATGAAACAATCAAACAGGGCATAATAGAAAAGAGGCCTTCTCCAACTTTAGTCCCCGGAAATTCTTCAAAGTTCCACGAAGTGTCACCAGCCCGATTACACGTCACCACCCTAGAAG GCTCGTCTTCCGTGCCAAGCAATAGTTGCCCAAACACAGTCCCAGTCCCTGTCCAAGGAACATCCTCAGAGGGACCTGGGCTTCCTGCAAGCGAAATTCAAGG AATGAAACAGCAAAGAGGAATAAGAGTCCCTGTGATTATCAATCGGGCGGTGTCCGCTCCACCAAGCGTCCGTTTTGCATGGTCAGACCTAAAACACCAGCTGTATCCTCGCGGACAGAAAGACTATGTACTGAGGGCCACGATGCCGGTTGATCATGATTCCAGCTGCTCAGGTTTATTACCAGACTATTCCAAGTACATTGCATACGAACAGCCATCGACAGCTTCACGACCTATcgatgaaaaagaaagcgaTGACTTGAACTGCAGTGAGACGTTACCTTCTAGGTACTCTCTTTACAGCCATAGCCGTGATGCTTCATCAAGGGGCGGTGGGAGAGGAAGCAGTCGTTTACTTTATCCTAGCTCTAATTTTGCTGCCAGCTCTGAAGGAAATCTTTCTAGAACGGAACAACTTCAGCCTGACGTTCTGTTTCATAAAGGACTAGCAGCAAGGAACCACTCTCCTTTATCGGATTTTCCAGTGATGGAGTCGATGGAACGGCATTGTGTCGCCAAATATCAGCACAGCGCAGATGAAAGTACCAGCCAGATGCTTTCGGAGGATGGATTTAGGTCTTTTAAAGATGACAGAGTGGGAGAGAGAGGAGAAAG AGTTCCTTTGGATAGTACTGCTTATCCACTTTCGCTTTTGGACATAGTGGACGGCTTAGAAAATATAGGAGGTAAACTAGGGGAATGTTACAGAAGTCAAGAGCTTACTGAAGGACTGGACACTACAGACTCGGGTTACTCACAGGATACGAACAAAGAAAGAGACCCGCTGACCGATGAGATTGCCAACACCGATGAGGAAGAAGCAGCAGTGCTGGAGGACATCTTCTTTCGACCCACGGGGAAATTATGA
- the LOC141868021 gene encoding uncharacterized protein LOC141868021 isoform X2: protein MPGVIFDSSANVKTPTVRKPVHMLKPRSASLKKNPFHSAEKRPVLKETNSPTNLSKGNSGSATFSQCGSLDNKYVKVHKRSKEQLSLKELNPQDKKRVANLVKELAKVGEERINAEERLQIERKAFDERLVILQEEYDAVLKEKQYLKKRFLELQALLVKYQVNGKTSSPPKPVQAREDKENQKMPVVLSSPKQMDISPPGSVLTQFPGNTRPANTGSATEDTTSVKFTKQPQLRSQAISLERSGSLVPLNNTMQIGSTCEQTTRKINPGYCPNETEEHIVDKVNSCEDRYESPGTSTEAGYVVALQCQTQEIAQNSHFGDVVRLHTINPQEEKTKSVSSRGRALSDTTSRLAVHPGPAAKISQIPLQTRAVFPGVGDGVRNGQLPPRKNEDRSFSEISGISGHFSAELDAVYRLYCREYELQLQLQQQQVELQKQQLQLQQQLQQVEALQQKQEQQRQQDEGQFKEQPQDLKPEKKQQEQRQVQEAGMTRVSVKSDETIKQGIIEKRPSPTLVPGNSSKFHEVSPARLHVTTLEGSSSVPSNSCPNTVPVPVQGTSSEGPGLPASEIQGMKQQRGIRVPVIINRAVSAPPSVRFAWSDLKHQLYPRGQKDYVLRATMPVDHDSSCSGLLPDYSKYIAYEQPSTASRPIDEKESDDLNCSETLPSRYSLYSHSRDASSRGGGRGSSRLLYPSSNFAASSEGNLSRTEQLQPDVLFHKGLAARNHSPLSDFPVMESMERHCVAKYQHSADESTSQMLSEDGFRSFKDDRVGERGERVPLDSTAYPLSLLDIVDGLENIGGKLGECYRSQELTEGLDTTDSGYSQDTNKERDPLTDEIANTDEEEAAVLEDIFFRPTGKL from the exons ATGCCAG GTGTGATCTTTGATTCAAGTGCTAATGTTAAAACTCCAACGGTGAGGAAGCCAGTCCACATGTTAAAACCGAGGTCTGCATCTTTGAAGAAAAACCCATTTCATTCAGCGGAAAAGAGACCAGTTTTAAAGGAAACAAATTCTCCCACCAACTTGTCTAAAGGAAACTCTGGATCTGCTACATTCAGCCAATGTGGAAGTTTGG ACAACAAGTATGTTAAAGTTCATAAGAGAAGCAAAGAGCAGTTGAGTTTGAAAGAACTCAATCCTCAAGATAAGAAACGGGTGGCTAACTTAGTTAAAGAACTTGCCAAAGTTGGAGAAGAACGAATTAATGCTGAAGAAAGGCTACAGATAGAAAGGAAAGCATTTGATGAAAGGCTTGTCATCTTACAGGAAGAGTATGATGCtgtcttgaaagaaaaacaat ATTTAAAAAAGAGGTTTTTAGAATTACAGGCCCTTCTTGTGAAGTATCAGGTGAATGGGAAAACTTCATCACCTCCCAAACCAGTCCAAGCAAGGgaagacaaagaaaaccaaaag ATGCCAGTTGTACTTTCATCACCAAAACAAATGGACATCTCTCCACCTGGGTCTGTACTGACACAGTTTCCAGGGAACACAAGACCTGCCAATACTGGTTCAGCTACTGAAGACACCACCAGTGTAAAATTCACTAAGCAGCCTCAATTACGATCACAAGCTATTTCATTAGAGAGAAGCGGCTCCTTAGTGCCATTAAACAACACAATGCAGATTGGAAGTACATGTGAACAAACTACACGGAAAATCAATCCTGGTTATTGTCCAAATGAAACAGAAGAGCATATTGTCGATAAAGTAAACTCTTGTGAAGACAGATATGAGTCTCCTGGGACCAGCACTGAAGCTGGTTATGTTGTGGCTTTGCAATGTCAGACTCAGGAAATTGCCCAGAACTCACATTTTGGCGATGTGGTTCGCTTACATACAATTAATCCACAAGAAGAAAA GACGAAGAGTGTGTCTTCTCGTGGCCGTGCCCTGTCGGATACTACTTCACGGCTTGCAGTGCACCCTGGGCCTGCTGCAAAGATCTCCCAGATTCCGTTGCAAACGAGAGCTGTCTTTCCTGGGGTTGGTGATGGTGTACGTAATGGCCAACTACCTCCGAGGAAAAATGAAGACAG GTCTTTCTCCGAAATATCTGGAATATCAGGACACTTCTCGGCTGAGTTGGATGCTGTTTATCGCTTGTATTGCCGTGAATACGAGCTACAATTACAACTACAGCAACAACAAGTTGaattacaaaaacaacaactacagCTTCAACAACAACTGCAGCAAGTCGAGGCCTTACAACAAAAGCAGGAGCAGCAAAGACAACAAGATGAAGGGCAGTTTAAAGAGCAGCCACAAGACCTTAAACcggagaaaaaacaacaagaacaacgaCAGGTTCAAGAGGCG GGTATGACCCGAGTTTCTGTCAAATCGGATGAAACAATCAAACAGGGCATAATAGAAAAGAGGCCTTCTCCAACTTTAGTCCCCGGAAATTCTTCAAAGTTCCACGAAGTGTCACCAGCCCGATTACACGTCACCACCCTAGAAG GCTCGTCTTCCGTGCCAAGCAATAGTTGCCCAAACACAGTCCCAGTCCCTGTCCAAGGAACATCCTCAGAGGGACCTGGGCTTCCTGCAAGCGAAATTCAAGG AATGAAACAGCAAAGAGGAATAAGAGTCCCTGTGATTATCAATCGGGCGGTGTCCGCTCCACCAAGCGTCCGTTTTGCATGGTCAGACCTAAAACACCAGCTGTATCCTCGCGGACAGAAAGACTATGTACTGAGGGCCACGATGCCGGTTGATCATGATTCCAGCTGCTCAGGTTTATTACCAGACTATTCCAAGTACATTGCATACGAACAGCCATCGACAGCTTCACGACCTATcgatgaaaaagaaagcgaTGACTTGAACTGCAGTGAGACGTTACCTTCTAGGTACTCTCTTTACAGCCATAGCCGTGATGCTTCATCAAGGGGCGGTGGGAGAGGAAGCAGTCGTTTACTTTATCCTAGCTCTAATTTTGCTGCCAGCTCTGAAGGAAATCTTTCTAGAACGGAACAACTTCAGCCTGACGTTCTGTTTCATAAAGGACTAGCAGCAAGGAACCACTCTCCTTTATCGGATTTTCCAGTGATGGAGTCGATGGAACGGCATTGTGTCGCCAAATATCAGCACAGCGCAGATGAAAGTACCAGCCAGATGCTTTCGGAGGATGGATTTAGGTCTTTTAAAGATGACAGAGTGGGAGAGAGAGGAGAAAG AGTTCCTTTGGATAGTACTGCTTATCCACTTTCGCTTTTGGACATAGTGGACGGCTTAGAAAATATAGGAGGTAAACTAGGGGAATGTTACAGAAGTCAAGAGCTTACTGAAGGACTGGACACTACAGACTCGGGTTACTCACAGGATACGAACAAAGAAAGAGACCCGCTGACCGATGAGATTGCCAACACCGATGAGGAAGAAGCAGCAGTGCTGGAGGACATCTTCTTTCGACCCACGGGGAAATTATGA
- the LOC141873167 gene encoding uncharacterized protein LOC141873167 isoform X2, translated as MCFAIKCQECASSTSMEDCKEKEKERDCGGSFDRCAKMSFEYKVGVLQTKVFGKGCSTKANCDANEQFVNCGKIEGATCEFDCCDSDGCNSSVMPVISAFLMVICTLVSMLY; from the exons ATGT gctttgcAATCAAGTGTCAAGAATGTGCCAGCTCTACAAGCATGGAAGACTGtaaagagaaggaaaaagaaagggaTTGTGGAGGGAGCTTTGACCGGTGTGCTAAGATGTCTTTCGAGTATAAAGTTGGCGTACtgcaaacaaaagtttttggAAAAGGCTGTTCCACTAAAGCTAACTGTGATGCTAATGAGCAATTTGTCAACTGCGGAAAGATCGAAGGGGCAACATGCGAATTTGACTGCTGTGATTCAGATGGCTGTAATAGCAGTGTAATGCCTGTGATTAGCGCCTTCCTGATGGTTATATGCACGCTAGTTTCCATGTTGTATTAG